Proteins encoded in a region of the Manis javanica isolate MJ-LG chromosome 15, MJ_LKY, whole genome shotgun sequence genome:
- the CDKN1B gene encoding cyclin-dependent kinase inhibitor 1B: MSNVRVSNGSPSLERMDARQAEYPKPSACRNLFGPVNHEELTRDLEKHCRDMEEASQRKWNFDFQNHKPLEGKYEWQEVEKGSLPEFYYRPPRPPKGACKVPAQEGQDVSANRPTVPLIGSQANSEDSHLVDPKTDTSDNQTGLAEQCAGMRKRPAADDSSPQNKRANRTEENVSDGSPNAGAVEQTPKKPGLRRRQM; the protein is encoded by the exons ATGTCAAACGTGCGAGTGTCTAACGGGAGCCCGAGCCTGGAGCGGATGGACGCCAGACAGGCGGAGTACCCCAAGCCCTCCGCCTGCAGAAACCTCTTCGGCCCGGTGAATCACGAAGAGTTGACCCGGGACTTGGAGAAGCACTGCAGAGACATGGAAGAGGCAAGCCAGCGCAAGTGGAATTTTGATTTTCAGAATCACAAGCCCCTGGAGGGCAAGTACGAGTGGCAAGAGGTGGAGAAGGGCAGCTTGCCCGAGTTCTACTACAGACCCCCGCGGCCCCCCAAAGGCGCCTGCAAGGTGCCGGCGCAGGAAGGCCAGGATGTCAGCGCGAACCGCCCGACGGTGCCTTTAATTGGGTCTCAGGCGAACTCAGAGGACTCCCATTTGGTAGACCCAAAGACTGATACCTCGGACAACCAGACGGGGCTGGCGGAGCAGTGCGCCGGGATGAGGAAGAGACCCGCGGCGGACG ATTCCTCTCCCCAAAACAAAAGAGCCaacagaacagaagaaaatgtttcagACGGTTCCCCGAATGCGGGCGCAGTGGAGCAGACGCCCAAGAAGCCGGGCCTCCGAAGACGTCAAATGTAA